TACCAGAGCCACCACCCATACCAGCAGTGATAAAGACCATATCTGCACCTTGAAGGGCTTCTGTCAAGACTTCTTCGCTTTCTTCAGCTGCTTTACGACCAACCTCCGGCTGACCTCCAGCACCCAGACCACGAGTCAACTTAGGACCAAGCTGGATAACTGTTTCTGCTTTTGCACTGCTCAGTGCTTGTACATCTGTATTTGCTGCGATAAATTCTACACCAGCAAGACCTTCATCGATCATTCGGTTAATAGCGTTTCCGCCGCCACCGCCGACACCAATTACTTTAATGACTGCGCCTTGTGCAGCAGCCGCATCAAATGAAAATGTCATAATCTATTTATTCTCCTTACTCAAACATATTACCAATTAAATTGCGCATCTTATCTGTAAAACTAGCTTTTGGCTCTTCTTGTGGCACTTCGTTTCTAAACGTTGCAACTTCTGATTCTACTTCTTGAACTGGTTGAACCGATTGAACTGGTTCAATCGGATGGGTATCGAAACGAGGTGCTCTCTGATTTGGACGTTCAAAGCTGGTTGCTTGATGACGTAACTGCTCGTCTCCACGGACAGCAGCCTGGGCGATACGATCCACTTCTGTCAAATTGCCAGCATACTCTGAAAGACTAATCACATGAGCAAAAGCTGGATTGCGAATACCGATTTGATTTGGCACATACAATTTGGTATGAACACCAAATACTTCTTGGGCTAATTCCACGATACCAGGTAAGATTGCTCCACCACCAACGATAACAATGCCACCAGGAAGGTCTAAGACATGTCTTCTATCCAAATCTTGCTTGATTTGCTCAAAAATATGTCTAACACGAGCTGAGATGATTTCAGCCAGATAGCTTTCTGTTATCTCAACTGGATTGACTTCGCCAATAACTTCAACTGGGAAAGTTTCAGTGCCTGCAAACGGTACGTAAGCTACCCCGTAGTTAAATTTCAAGCTTTCTGCCAATTTTTGAGAGGTTTTCAAGACTTTTGAAATGTCTTTGGTAATATAATCGCCACCTTCTTGGTAGATATTGGTAAATTGTAATTCTTGATTTTTTACAGAAGCAACTGTAGTTTGTCCGCCACCCATATCAATGACTGTCGCACCAAACTCCCGCTCACCTTCGTTCAAGATGGATTTTGTCATCGCTAATGGAGAAATGATAATATTTTCCAATTTGACTCCTGCACGCTCCACTGTTTTACGGAGATTGTGCAAGATTGTACGAGGACCAGTGTAGAGCAGGCCACGCATTTCTAAGCGAATTCCCATCATGCCACGAGGGTCACGGATACCTTGGAAGCCATCAACAACAAACTCTTCTGGAATGAAGGTAATCACTTCACGGTCAGGAGTCATGCTCTTGGTCAAGGCAGATCTTACGACACTCTCAACATCTTCATCGGTAATTTCTTTAGAGTCACTAATCACAGGAATCATACCTTGAGTCGGCTCAATTTGCAGTAGATTTGCAGGTAGGCCAACATTCACTAAGCCAATCGAAATCCCCGCTTTTTCTTCTGCTTGAGAAATTGCTGACTTAATAGCCGCTGCTGCTGCTTCAATATCAACAATAATCCCATCTTTAACGCCAGCACTCTTTGCATTGCTGACTCCGATAACATTCATTTCACCGTTGATGTGCTCTGCCACCAACACTTTGATTGTGCTACTTCCTATATCTAATCCAGTAAAAAAGCCATCTCTAGCCATTACATCAGTCCTCTCTGTCTTCCACGTTTCCATTCTAATACAAATAACTCTAGAAAATAGGGTTATCCAACTTTATTATATCATAAAAATACGAAATTGGCGCAGTTTTTATCTATAATAATTAGTTATTTTCAGAAATCTCTGGTTTTTCTGCTCGAGACTGGGCAGAATCTTCAGTAGATTGTTCTGAATGTTGAGCTGAAGTTTCTGTATCTTGCCCATCGTTGCTAGATTCATGAATAACTGTACTTTCTGCGCCCTGTACATAGCTGAAAATACCAGCCTCCATATCGACCACACTTGGTAATTCCAACTGAGGATGAATTCCCGCATAATAGGGAAGTTTCTTAGCAATATGAGAAATTGGAACCAAAATTTGATGCTCATCAGACATGGTGATGGTCACTAAATCCTCTGTCACCTTGCTAGGAGTTAAATCAACTCTTCTCATACTTTTTTTGATCGAATCAGGAACATTCTTCAGTTGTTGAACGAATTTCTTGATCAAACCCGCATCTGAGAAGGTCACATCCATCCGCTCTTCCGGCAAAGCATCAGCCGCAACTTCGTTTTTCACGTATTCTCCACTGGTTAAAATAGGATAATACTTAGAATCTTTCTGTACATAACCTAAAACACTATATTCCTGAACATCGATTTTGAAAGTCAGTGGGAATTGATAGGTCATTTCTACATTTTCAATCCAGGGGCTAGAAGCTTTCAGATTTTGCTCATAATGATGGCGATTTTTGTAAACAGTAACAGTGTAATCGCGCTGATCGATTTTACTACTGCTTTTTAGTTCCTCCTGACTCACAACCTTATTCCCAGTAAATTCGATGGTCTTCATCGTTGCAAGTGGCGTGAGGAAATAAAGAGAAGCTAAAAAGATTAGAGAACTTGTCACTAAAACTGGCAAAGCCCGATACCAATGGATTTTCTCAATTGGAACCTTCGGAGGCTTAAGCTGCTCTACTTCTTCCTCCTCTGGTTCTTCTTGTTCTTGGACTTCCTCTTGCTCCTCACCTTCAGTTTCAGAATCTTGCACTTCAGTTTCTTCTTCACTTGTAGGAGAGTCTGTGTCAGTTTCTTCGGAGACTGTATTTTCTTCGTTGGAAGGCTCTTGATTTTCAAGCTCTGCCTTCATTTCTTCTTTTTTCTTCTCTAGCTCGGCTTGTTTCTGCTCTAACTCTGCTTGCTTCTTCGCCTTTTCTTGAGCTTTTTTCTCAAGATACTCTTTATTTCTGACTTGCCATTCAGAGAGAGAAAGTTGAGCATCTTTTTGCTTATCTTCCTTGCTTTTTTTCATATTTTCCCTTTGTTAATATCTTGCTTTAAAATTTCATAAAATTCATCTACTGATGTTAGTTCAGGCGCTTCTTCCATTCGTTGATAGTAGGCAGCCTTTTCCCTCAGTAAATCGTCCACTGCTACTTGAAGATTGACCCGATTCAAGTTTTCTTCATTGATTTTAAGCGCATAGCCCTTTTCCAAGAAGTAGTTGGCATTTTCAATCTGATCCCCTCGACTTGCCCCCAGCCCTAAAGGTACAATCACTTGCAACTTCTTCATAGCCAGTAATTCAAAGATAGTATTGGAACCACCTCGTGTCACGACGACATCTGCCATAGCCATCAGTGGCTGATACAGATCTGTCACATAGGACACCCGGTAGATACGGTGAGAAAGCTCATCCAAACTAGCATCGCCTGTCAGATTGATAATATTATATTTTTCAATCAAGCGATCCTTATTTTTTGTAATAAAATCATTGAAAACTTTAGCGCCTCCTGAGCCACCGACAAAGAGCAAGGTAGGCTTTCCTTCTGTGAAATGAGCCTTGATTTTCTCAATCTCAGCCGGTTCTGTTTGAGGGAGGGCATCTATCTTGGTCACCGCTCCAACATGTTCAGCCTTGCTCAGGCCTTCAGCTTGCTCAAAAGTCGTGAACATCTTTGTCGCGCATTTGTAACCGATTTTATTGGCCAAACCAAGCGACAAATCAGACTCATGGATAAAGACTGGAACGCCGGTCACCTTCGCCGCAATCACTGGCGGAACAGACACAAAGCCTCCTTTTGAAAATAGGGCTTTAGGACGGACTCTCAACATGATACCCAGCGACTGGAGAATCCCACCTGCCACTTTAAAAATATCCCAGAGATTCTGCCAAGAAAAATAGCGACGGAGCTTGCCAGTTGCAATCGAATGGAAGACAACAGGTAAACCTGATTTCTGAATTTCCTTGTACTCAATCCCATGGCAGTCACCGATATAATGGACTTCCCAGCCCTCTTCGATAAATTTAGGCATCAGCAAAAGATTGAGGGTCACATGACCAACTGTCCCTCCACCTGTAAATACTATTTTTTTCATTTTATCCCTTTAATTCTTTAAACACTGCAAGGAATTCATCGCCCCGCACTTCAAAATTCTTATACATATCCCAGCTGGCATTGGCTGGACTGAGAAGGACAACATCCCCGGGCTCCGCCACAGAAAAGGCCTTGCGAGTAGCATCTCTGACATCTGAAGCGTCCAGATAGCTTACTTTTGCCTGATCCGCAGCCCGCTTGACACGCGCAGCAGATTCTCCCAGAATCACCATTTTTTTCAAGCCCTTGATATCTGGCACCAATTCATCAAATTCATTGCCACGATCCAGACCACCAGCAAT
This genomic window from Streptococcus cristatus AS 1.3089 contains:
- the ftsA gene encoding cell division protein FtsA, producing the protein MARDGFFTGLDIGSSTIKVLVAEHINGEMNVIGVSNAKSAGVKDGIIVDIEAAAAAIKSAISQAEEKAGISIGLVNVGLPANLLQIEPTQGMIPVISDSKEITDEDVESVVRSALTKSMTPDREVITFIPEEFVVDGFQGIRDPRGMMGIRLEMRGLLYTGPRTILHNLRKTVERAGVKLENIIISPLAMTKSILNEGEREFGATVIDMGGGQTTVASVKNQELQFTNIYQEGGDYITKDISKVLKTSQKLAESLKFNYGVAYVPFAGTETFPVEVIGEVNPVEITESYLAEIISARVRHIFEQIKQDLDRRHVLDLPGGIVIVGGGAILPGIVELAQEVFGVHTKLYVPNQIGIRNPAFAHVISLSEYAGNLTEVDRIAQAAVRGDEQLRHQATSFERPNQRAPRFDTHPIEPVQSVQPVQEVESEVATFRNEVPQEEPKASFTDKMRNLIGNMFE
- a CDS encoding cell division protein FtsQ/DivIB gives rise to the protein MKKSKEDKQKDAQLSLSEWQVRNKEYLEKKAQEKAKKQAELEQKQAELEKKKEEMKAELENQEPSNEENTVSEETDTDSPTSEEETEVQDSETEGEEQEEVQEQEEPEEEEVEQLKPPKVPIEKIHWYRALPVLVTSSLIFLASLYFLTPLATMKTIEFTGNKVVSQEELKSSSKIDQRDYTVTVYKNRHHYEQNLKASSPWIENVEMTYQFPLTFKIDVQEYSVLGYVQKDSKYYPILTSGEYVKNEVAADALPEERMDVTFSDAGLIKKFVQQLKNVPDSIKKSMRRVDLTPSKVTEDLVTITMSDEHQILVPISHIAKKLPYYAGIHPQLELPSVVDMEAGIFSYVQGAESTVIHESSNDGQDTETSAQHSEQSTEDSAQSRAEKPEISENN
- a CDS encoding UDP-N-acetylglucosamine--N-acetylmuramyl-(pentapeptide) pyrophosphoryl-undecaprenol N-acetylglucosamine transferase, which gives rise to MKKIVFTGGGTVGHVTLNLLLMPKFIEEGWEVHYIGDCHGIEYKEIQKSGLPVVFHSIATGKLRRYFSWQNLWDIFKVAGGILQSLGIMLRVRPKALFSKGGFVSVPPVIAAKVTGVPVFIHESDLSLGLANKIGYKCATKMFTTFEQAEGLSKAEHVGAVTKIDALPQTEPAEIEKIKAHFTEGKPTLLFVGGSGGAKVFNDFITKNKDRLIEKYNIINLTGDASLDELSHRIYRVSYVTDLYQPLMAMADVVVTRGGSNTIFELLAMKKLQVIVPLGLGASRGDQIENANYFLEKGYALKINEENLNRVNLQVAVDDLLREKAAYYQRMEEAPELTSVDEFYEILKQDINKGKI